The Macrobrachium nipponense isolate FS-2020 chromosome 13, ASM1510439v2, whole genome shotgun sequence genome has a window encoding:
- the LOC135225858 gene encoding uncharacterized protein LOC135225858 isoform X2 — MVFPVKITSLLFMYFLLSLSSVESGSEAEIIKALEETQQEVAWKYIPLSGPSIDKSYSKNITAQIGKTAVLNCRVKYLGGKTVSWMRARDLHLLTVGRFTYTSDERFRAVHQPGSDDWLLKIHYAQERDAGSYECQVSTTPPLSTSVWLMVVAEPQTQVLGGPDLYINAGSTINLTCVVSHSADPPPYIFWYHQSELLSYDSPRGGITVVTEHGPTSSSRLLIQRATSADAGQYSCRPANAEPHQINVHIIPNEHPAAIHHKNGTSFGLSIHGRSQPHYSLILSFILALLSFFPNLLLLLCGGNARSLKCHHYPRRSSISSKEAFESYSATLNQVNETTSPGSITRHDELWRPVRSKPVEPLRALPRVLLLLLRSKDRGWKSPLGHALWNREWDHKHLGNASTRLDAVSTLRAACLIRSSVRQHVFPSCLLHMVVCHDGTSCINHTLISILLTIYIPKS, encoded by the exons atGGTCTTCCCTGTGAAGATAACGTCTCTGTTATTTATGTACTTTCTACTAAGTTTATCATCAG TGGAAAGCGGAAGTGAAGCCGAGATCATCAAGGCCCTGGAGGAGACGCAGCAGGAGGTGGCCTGGAAGTACATCCCCTTGAGCGGGCCGTCCATTGACAAGAGTTATTCCAAGAACATTACGGCTCAGATTGGGAAGACGGCTGTTCTGAACTGCCGGGTCAAGTATTTGGGTGGAAAGACG GTGTCCTGGATGCGCGCCCGCGACCTCCACCTCCTGACGGTGGGGCGGTTCACCTACACAAGCGACGAGAGGTTCCGCGCCGTTCATCAGCCCGGCTCCGATGATTGGCTCCTGAAGATCCATTATGCCCAGGAGCGAGATGCCGGCTCCTACGAGTGTCAAGTCTCAACCACGCCCCCTCTCTCCACCAGTGTCTGGCTGATGGTTGTGG CCGAGCCACAAACTCAGGTCTTGGGTGGGCCCGACCTTTACATCAACGCTGGGTCAACGATCAATTTGACCTGTGTTGTCAGCCACAGTGCTGATCCCCCGCCTTACATCTTCTGGTACCACCAAAGTGAG CTGCTGTCGTATGACTCCCCAAGGGGtggaattactgtggtgacagaGCACGGTCCCACATCCAGCTCTCGTCTCCTGATCCAGAGAGCAACGTCGGCCGATGCTGGCCAATACTCCTGTCGACCTGCCAATGCCGAACCTCATCAGATCAATGTTCACATCATCCCTA ACGAGCACCCAGCTGCCATCCACCACAAGAACGGGACGTCTTTCGGCCTCAGCATACACGGCAGATCCCAGCCCCATTATTCCCTCATCCTGAGCTTTATACTGGCGTTATTATCGTTTTTcccaaacctcctcctcctcctctgtggcgGCAACGCCAGGTCCCTCAAGTGTCACCACTATCCTAGGAGATCCTCCATATCATCTAAGGAGGCCTTTGAAAGCTACTCAGCGACACTAAACCAAGTCAACGAGACCACTTCGCCCGGCTCCATCACCCGACATGACGAGCTCTGGCGTCCCGTGAGGTCTAAGCCAGTGGAACCACTTCGGGCCCTTCCtcgggtcctcctcctcctcctccgaagcAAGGACAGGGGCTGGAAGTCTCCTCTGGGTCACGCGCTCTGGAATCGGGAATGGGACCATAAACATTTGGGAAACGCCTCCACTAGGCTGGACGCCGTGTCGACCCTGAGAGCGGCATGTTTAATTCGAAGTAGCGTTCGCCAACACGTGTTTCCCTCGTGTCTCCTTCACATGGTCGTCTGTCACGATGGCACCAGCTGTATTAATCACACGCTGATATCAATTTTGTTAACCATTTATATTCCCAAGTCTTAA
- the LOC135225858 gene encoding uncharacterized protein LOC135225858 isoform X1, which yields MVFPVKITSLLFMYFLLSLSSVESGSEAEIIKALEETQQEVAWKYIPLSGPSIDKSYSKNITAQIGKTAVLNCRVKYLGGKTVSWMRARDLHLLTVGRFTYTSDERFRAVHQPGSDDWLLKIHYAQERDAGSYECQVSTTPPLSTSVWLMVVAEPQTQVLGGPDLYINAGSTINLTCVVSHSADPPPYIFWYHQSELLSYDSPRGGITVVTEHGPTSSSRLLIQRATSADAGQYSCRPANAEPHQINVHIIPSEYEHPAAIHHKNGTSFGLSIHGRSQPHYSLILSFILALLSFFPNLLLLLCGGNARSLKCHHYPRRSSISSKEAFESYSATLNQVNETTSPGSITRHDELWRPVRSKPVEPLRALPRVLLLLLRSKDRGWKSPLGHALWNREWDHKHLGNASTRLDAVSTLRAACLIRSSVRQHVFPSCLLHMVVCHDGTSCINHTLISILLTIYIPKS from the exons atGGTCTTCCCTGTGAAGATAACGTCTCTGTTATTTATGTACTTTCTACTAAGTTTATCATCAG TGGAAAGCGGAAGTGAAGCCGAGATCATCAAGGCCCTGGAGGAGACGCAGCAGGAGGTGGCCTGGAAGTACATCCCCTTGAGCGGGCCGTCCATTGACAAGAGTTATTCCAAGAACATTACGGCTCAGATTGGGAAGACGGCTGTTCTGAACTGCCGGGTCAAGTATTTGGGTGGAAAGACG GTGTCCTGGATGCGCGCCCGCGACCTCCACCTCCTGACGGTGGGGCGGTTCACCTACACAAGCGACGAGAGGTTCCGCGCCGTTCATCAGCCCGGCTCCGATGATTGGCTCCTGAAGATCCATTATGCCCAGGAGCGAGATGCCGGCTCCTACGAGTGTCAAGTCTCAACCACGCCCCCTCTCTCCACCAGTGTCTGGCTGATGGTTGTGG CCGAGCCACAAACTCAGGTCTTGGGTGGGCCCGACCTTTACATCAACGCTGGGTCAACGATCAATTTGACCTGTGTTGTCAGCCACAGTGCTGATCCCCCGCCTTACATCTTCTGGTACCACCAAAGTGAG CTGCTGTCGTATGACTCCCCAAGGGGtggaattactgtggtgacagaGCACGGTCCCACATCCAGCTCTCGTCTCCTGATCCAGAGAGCAACGTCGGCCGATGCTGGCCAATACTCCTGTCGACCTGCCAATGCCGAACCTCATCAGATCAATGTTCACATCATCCCTAGTGAGT ACGAGCACCCAGCTGCCATCCACCACAAGAACGGGACGTCTTTCGGCCTCAGCATACACGGCAGATCCCAGCCCCATTATTCCCTCATCCTGAGCTTTATACTGGCGTTATTATCGTTTTTcccaaacctcctcctcctcctctgtggcgGCAACGCCAGGTCCCTCAAGTGTCACCACTATCCTAGGAGATCCTCCATATCATCTAAGGAGGCCTTTGAAAGCTACTCAGCGACACTAAACCAAGTCAACGAGACCACTTCGCCCGGCTCCATCACCCGACATGACGAGCTCTGGCGTCCCGTGAGGTCTAAGCCAGTGGAACCACTTCGGGCCCTTCCtcgggtcctcctcctcctcctccgaagcAAGGACAGGGGCTGGAAGTCTCCTCTGGGTCACGCGCTCTGGAATCGGGAATGGGACCATAAACATTTGGGAAACGCCTCCACTAGGCTGGACGCCGTGTCGACCCTGAGAGCGGCATGTTTAATTCGAAGTAGCGTTCGCCAACACGTGTTTCCCTCGTGTCTCCTTCACATGGTCGTCTGTCACGATGGCACCAGCTGTATTAATCACACGCTGATATCAATTTTGTTAACCATTTATATTCCCAAGTCTTAA